In the Thermodesulfobacteriota bacterium genome, one interval contains:
- the feoB gene encoding ferrous iron transport protein B, with protein sequence MKGNNTLAEKDLSPLLSLDEGEEGIVERILGGERLIARLAGLGITEGVHLKVTRNIQGLLIVIASDTRIALGRGEAKKILVKKLETKKEESIEKKHLLVALAGQPNVGKSTVFNVLTGLSQHIGNWPGKTVEKKEGIYTSDGVTMTIVDLPGTYSLSSFSEEEKIARDFILKEKPDVIALIVNAQALERSLYLLSELLLLGPPVVLGVNMLDVAEAQGINVDIEALRESLGIPVVPMIATKNKGIKELVREIRKVAEKKVTYRPKLPEVAKNHAEMFENLLKLLDDHIPETYPKAWVATKLMEGDRDVTEEVERNVPIAVWNEIKKILTEHEDALRAVVGGRYDWIEKVTRSAIKRFKPGQVLLTDRIDHILTYPMFGIPVLIGVLGLVFGLTYKLGLPIQTLLETAFVNLGKTLEPFLKVGPSWVEGLFIEGILAGVGSVLSFVPILIIFFVALSFLEDTGYIARVAFVMDRFMHVLGLHGKSFLPLCLGFGCNVPAVLASRIVESRKAQLLTIFLSPFVPCVGRLSVLTFLCGAIFFEKAALIMWLLVTVNILVLVSVGIVFSKFLKLESIPFIMELPLYHKPSFKNIFAAVTGRVLSFVKKAGSVILIFSVVLWVLSSFPGKDLEESYLAKIGKGMESIGHVFGLDWKLTVALISSVVAKENSIATLGILYGAGEEGLRKVISENIKRPSLLSFLVILMLFLPCVPTSAVLMTEIGSKRWFLVLFSVMLCVSLGAGFLAYRIALLFEL encoded by the coding sequence TTGAAGGGAAATAACACTCTAGCCGAGAAAGATTTATCCCCCCTCCTTTCTCTTGATGAAGGAGAGGAGGGGATCGTTGAGAGGATCCTTGGTGGGGAACGGCTGATCGCCCGACTTGCGGGACTTGGAATTACAGAAGGTGTCCACCTAAAAGTAACGAGGAACATTCAAGGACTCCTAATAGTTATCGCGAGTGATACTCGTATCGCATTGGGAAGGGGGGAAGCAAAAAAGATACTTGTAAAAAAGCTCGAAACCAAAAAAGAGGAGAGTATCGAAAAGAAGCATCTTCTCGTTGCCCTCGCAGGCCAGCCTAATGTGGGAAAATCGACAGTCTTCAACGTTCTTACGGGTCTTTCTCAACACATAGGCAACTGGCCTGGAAAAACAGTTGAAAAAAAAGAAGGCATCTACACATCCGATGGAGTAACGATGACCATTGTAGACCTTCCTGGGACGTACAGCTTGAGTTCTTTTTCGGAAGAGGAGAAAATAGCGAGGGACTTCATACTTAAAGAAAAACCAGATGTGATAGCCTTGATCGTTAATGCACAGGCCCTTGAAAGGAGCCTTTATCTCTTGTCAGAACTTCTCCTTCTTGGCCCTCCGGTCGTACTGGGAGTCAACATGCTCGATGTGGCGGAAGCCCAAGGAATAAACGTGGATATCGAGGCCTTAAGGGAATCACTTGGGATTCCAGTAGTTCCGATGATTGCAACGAAAAACAAGGGGATTAAAGAACTTGTGCGCGAAATCAGAAAAGTCGCGGAAAAGAAAGTAACTTATAGACCGAAATTGCCTGAAGTTGCCAAAAACCATGCGGAAATGTTCGAGAATCTTTTAAAGTTACTCGATGACCACATCCCGGAAACCTACCCTAAGGCCTGGGTTGCAACAAAACTCATGGAAGGCGACAGAGATGTGACAGAGGAAGTTGAGAGAAATGTTCCCATCGCCGTCTGGAATGAGATAAAAAAGATCCTTACAGAGCACGAAGACGCTTTACGGGCAGTGGTTGGTGGTAGATACGATTGGATAGAGAAAGTAACAAGATCTGCGATAAAGAGATTCAAACCGGGACAGGTTCTTTTAACGGACAGGATCGACCATATTCTTACCTATCCAATGTTTGGAATTCCTGTGCTTATCGGTGTTCTTGGATTGGTCTTCGGTTTGACATATAAATTAGGACTTCCCATACAGACATTGCTGGAGACGGCGTTCGTTAACCTTGGAAAAACTCTAGAACCTTTTCTTAAAGTTGGACCTAGCTGGGTGGAAGGGCTTTTCATTGAAGGGATTCTGGCTGGGGTTGGATCTGTCCTGTCCTTTGTGCCAATACTCATCATATTCTTCGTCGCCCTCTCCTTCCTTGAAGATACAGGTTACATAGCAAGAGTGGCCTTCGTTATGGACAGATTCATGCACGTGCTCGGATTACACGGAAAAAGCTTCTTACCTTTATGTCTTGGCTTCGGTTGCAATGTTCCGGCAGTGCTTGCGAGCCGCATTGTTGAGTCGAGGAAGGCACAGCTTCTCACAATATTTTTAAGTCCTTTTGTTCCTTGTGTTGGTCGGCTAAGTGTTTTGACGTTTCTGTGCGGGGCTATCTTCTTTGAAAAAGCAGCGTTAATAATGTGGCTTTTGGTTACGGTAAACATACTTGTACTGGTATCTGTGGGAATAGTCTTCAGTAAATTCCTCAAGCTTGAATCCATCCCATTTATCATGGAGTTACCTTTATACCACAAGCCGAGTTTCAAGAATATTTTTGCTGCAGTGACGGGCAGGGTACTCTCCTTTGTGAAAAAGGCAGGGAGTGTAATCTTGATCTTCTCAGTGGTCCTTTGGGTTCTTTCGAGCTTTCCCGGAAAGGATCTGGAGGAGAGTTACCTAGCGAAGATTGGAAAAGGGATGGAGAGTATAGGCCATGTTTTTGGGCTCGACTGGAAACTCACAGTCGCCCTCATCTCCAGCGTTGTTGCAAAGGAAAACAGTATTGCCACCCTCGGGATCCTCTACGGAGCAGGTGAAGAGGGGCTTAGAAAAGTTATATCCGAAAACATAAAAAGACCGTCATTGCTCTCCTTTTTGGTGATCCTTATGCTCTTTCTTCCCTGTGTGCCCACATCTGCTGTGCTTATGACTGAGATCGGAAGTAAAAGATGGTTTTTGGTTCTCTTCTCTGTTATGCTCTGTGTTTCTTTGGGCGCAGGCTTTTTAGCCTATAGGATTGCCCTCCTTTTTGAACTTTGA
- a CDS encoding PilT/PilU family type 4a pilus ATPase, whose protein sequence is MERDLKKYLRYMVEKDASDIYITVGVPPMFRIEGETYPYDEPPLSPQETESIAFSVMNERQKKEFINELEMNLALFYPELGRFRVNVFRQKSYVGLVIRQIKTQIKSIDELGLPQIFKDIAMSKRGLVLVVGGTGSGKSTTLAAMIDYRNSNQRGHIVTIEDPIEFVHEHKMSVITQREVGFDTHSFFNALKNTLRQAPDVILIGEIRDRETMEHAITFAETGHLCMGTLHANNANQAIERIINFFPVERHLQIYMQLSLNLRAIISQRLIPGVDGKRVAAVEILLDSARVKDLILKGEIGLLKEAMAQSTNEGMQTFDQHIFELYMQGKVDQNNAIAYADSPNDMRLKIKMAQITKEETEKKTRGFKLKLDS, encoded by the coding sequence ATGGAGAGGGATCTAAAAAAATACCTTAGGTATATGGTTGAGAAGGATGCCTCCGACATATACATAACGGTCGGAGTTCCTCCTATGTTCAGGATTGAGGGTGAAACCTATCCTTACGATGAGCCACCGCTTTCTCCTCAAGAGACTGAAAGCATAGCCTTCTCAGTAATGAATGAGAGACAAAAAAAAGAGTTTATAAACGAGCTCGAAATGAATCTCGCCCTTTTCTATCCTGAACTTGGCAGATTCAGGGTAAACGTATTTAGACAGAAATCTTACGTTGGGCTTGTCATAAGACAGATAAAGACCCAGATAAAGTCTATAGATGAACTGGGGCTTCCTCAGATATTCAAAGACATCGCCATGAGCAAAAGGGGGCTTGTCTTAGTTGTTGGAGGGACAGGGAGCGGAAAATCTACTACCCTTGCAGCCATGATAGACTACAGAAACTCAAATCAGAGGGGACATATAGTAACCATAGAGGATCCAATAGAGTTCGTCCACGAACACAAAATGAGTGTCATTACCCAGAGGGAGGTTGGATTCGACACACACTCTTTCTTCAACGCTTTGAAGAACACTTTAAGACAGGCACCAGATGTGATACTTATCGGGGAGATCAGGGATAGAGAGACGATGGAACATGCCATTACTTTTGCCGAGACAGGCCATCTCTGTATGGGAACACTCCATGCCAATAACGCGAATCAGGCAATAGAACGGATAATAAATTTTTTCCCAGTAGAAAGGCACCTCCAGATATACATGCAGTTGTCTTTGAATCTTAGAGCGATAATATCCCAGAGGTTAATCCCGGGTGTTGATGGAAAAAGGGTTGCAGCCGTTGAGATCCTCTTGGATTCAGCCAGAGTAAAAGATTTGATCCTTAAGGGTGAGATAGGACTTCTCAAAGAGGCCATGGCTCAGTCCACAAATGAAGGGATGCAAACTTTCGACCAGCACATATTCGAACTTTACATGCAAGGAAAGGTCGACCAAAATAACGCCATTGCGTACGCAGACAGCCCAAATGACATGAGGCTTAAGATAAAGATGGCCCAGATCACAAAAGAAGAAACTGAAAAGAAGACTAGAGGCTTCAAGCTAAAGCTCGACTCGTGA
- a CDS encoding type IV pilus twitching motility protein PilT, with amino-acid sequence MDISELLLFMVENQGSDLHLSAGEPPMIRIHGDMRKLEMPPLDKDEVHRMIYDIMNDQQRKIYEENFELDFSFALGDIARFRVNVFRQLRGDAAVFRTIPMKIPTFEELNLPKVFAEIASLEKGLVLVTGPTGSGKSTTLAAIIDYINTHEKGHILTIEDPIEFVHKSKNCLVNQRELGPHTKSFANALRSALREDPDVILVGEMRDLETISLALTAAETGHLVFGTLHTSGAPKTVDRIIDVFPPAQQAQVRAMFAESIQAVISQVLFKRKDGKGRVAAFEIMLGTPAVRNLIREGKIAQIPSIMQTSRAIGMQTMEAACQELLAKNLVTKEEVAFYLPQGR; translated from the coding sequence ATGGATATATCTGAACTTCTTTTATTCATGGTTGAAAACCAAGGCTCCGATCTCCATTTGTCGGCTGGTGAACCTCCAATGATAAGGATCCACGGGGATATGAGAAAGTTGGAGATGCCTCCTCTAGACAAGGACGAAGTGCACAGAATGATTTACGACATAATGAATGATCAGCAGAGAAAGATTTATGAAGAGAATTTCGAGCTCGATTTTTCTTTTGCACTGGGAGATATAGCAAGATTTAGAGTCAACGTTTTTCGTCAGCTCCGTGGCGATGCTGCGGTTTTTCGAACGATACCTATGAAGATACCGACCTTTGAAGAACTTAATTTGCCAAAAGTCTTTGCGGAGATTGCGAGTTTAGAAAAGGGTCTGGTACTTGTTACTGGCCCAACGGGTAGTGGTAAATCGACAACCCTTGCTGCAATAATTGACTATATAAACACCCACGAAAAGGGTCATATACTTACCATTGAGGACCCCATAGAGTTTGTACACAAATCTAAAAATTGCCTGGTTAACCAGCGCGAACTAGGACCCCACACGAAAAGCTTCGCCAATGCACTAAGAAGCGCCTTAAGGGAAGATCCGGACGTAATACTGGTTGGAGAAATGAGGGATCTGGAGACAATCTCATTGGCATTGACCGCAGCAGAAACTGGCCATCTAGTTTTCGGAACTTTACATACTAGTGGAGCTCCGAAAACCGTAGATCGAATAATAGACGTTTTTCCCCCTGCTCAACAGGCCCAAGTCAGGGCAATGTTTGCGGAATCGATTCAGGCTGTCATTTCGCAGGTTCTTTTTAAGAGGAAGGATGGTAAAGGGAGAGTTGCAGCCTTTGAAATAATGCTTGGAACACCTGCGGTGAGAAACTTAATAAGGGAAGGAAAAATCGCCCAGATCCCTTCAATTATGCAGACAAGTAGGGCAATCGGGATGCAGACGATGGAGGCAGCTTGTCAAGAACTTTTGGCCAAGAATCTCGTCACTAAAGAAGAGGTAGCCTTTTATTTGCCACAGGGGAGGTAA
- the scpB gene encoding SMC-Scp complex subunit ScpB — MNLKTILEAILFVSSKPISFSLIAKRLPEFDPQDIKQALDELVKEYKENGRPIEIVEVATGYHMRTKKTYATYIERFVKKREPILTKSMLETLAIVAYKQPITKKEIDRLRGVDSSRALKGLLEKGFIRVSGKNKALSSTVFETTEIFLESFGLKSLSDLPGVSEAEELGLGSIRGCNDGYI, encoded by the coding sequence TTGAACCTAAAGACGATATTAGAGGCAATACTCTTTGTGAGTTCAAAACCTATCTCTTTCTCATTAATTGCAAAGAGGCTTCCCGAATTTGATCCCCAAGATATAAAGCAGGCTTTGGATGAACTAGTAAAAGAGTACAAAGAGAATGGAAGACCTATAGAGATCGTTGAGGTTGCAACAGGCTACCATATGAGGACTAAAAAAACTTACGCAACGTATATCGAAAGGTTTGTGAAAAAAAGAGAACCGATCCTTACAAAATCTATGCTCGAAACTCTTGCAATAGTAGCTTACAAGCAACCTATAACGAAGAAGGAGATAGATAGATTAAGGGGGGTCGATTCATCGAGAGCCTTAAAAGGGCTCCTCGAAAAGGGGTTTATTAGGGTTTCGGGCAAAAATAAGGCTTTGTCCTCAACGGTCTTTGAGACCACAGAGATTTTCTTAGAATCGTTTGGTCTAAAAAGCTTAAGTGACCTTCCCGGTGTCTCTGAAGCAGAAGAATTGGGGTTAGGATCGATAAGGGGGTGTAACGATGGATATATCTGA
- the miaA gene encoding tRNA (adenosine(37)-N6)-dimethylallyltransferase MiaA: protein MSRNPSNLPKIIVIGGPTCSGKSDLGIYLAKKYGGEIINADSLQVYKYFDIGTAKPDPALRKTVPHHLVDVVEPDEEFDAKRFVELADSAIEDIKGRGKIPIVVGGTGLYIRALLFGLFEAKKDKDLRRRLSENYLRDPFALYEKLLMIDSEYAKKISPKDRIRIVRALEVYYTTGRKMSEWEKIHGFKELRYDALFLGLHRERKELYFRISERVDRMLANGWIEEVRSILSMDFPEDIKPMRAIGYSDILRYLKGELSYTDMVRIIKKKTRNYAKRQITWFSKEKYLKWFVFPEEIRKIEEEVRLFLGSET from the coding sequence ATGTCGCGGAATCCTTCAAACCTTCCAAAGATAATAGTTATCGGCGGGCCAACCTGTTCTGGAAAGTCTGATCTCGGTATATATCTAGCCAAAAAGTACGGTGGCGAAATCATAAATGCTGACTCTTTACAAGTATATAAGTACTTCGATATAGGAACGGCAAAACCTGATCCGGCTTTAAGAAAAACCGTTCCCCACCACTTAGTAGATGTGGTCGAGCCAGATGAAGAATTTGACGCCAAAAGATTTGTGGAATTGGCAGATTCTGCTATAGAGGACATAAAAGGTAGGGGAAAAATACCAATTGTAGTTGGAGGAACAGGTCTCTACATAAGAGCCTTACTCTTTGGCCTTTTTGAGGCCAAAAAGGACAAGGATCTGAGAAGGAGACTGAGCGAAAATTATTTACGAGATCCTTTCGCTCTCTATGAAAAACTCCTAATGATAGATTCAGAGTACGCAAAAAAGATAAGCCCCAAGGACAGAATAAGGATAGTTAGGGCATTGGAAGTCTATTACACGACAGGTAGAAAGATGTCCGAATGGGAAAAAATTCACGGTTTTAAAGAATTGAGATACGACGCTTTATTTCTTGGATTACACCGTGAAAGAAAAGAACTCTACTTTCGGATTTCGGAAAGGGTGGATAGGATGCTGGCCAATGGATGGATAGAAGAGGTAAGGTCCATACTTTCGATGGACTTTCCAGAGGATATAAAGCCGATGAGGGCCATAGGATATTCAGACATCCTGCGGTACCTGAAGGGTGAACTTTCGTACACGGATATGGTAAGAATAATCAAGAAAAAGACGCGAAATTATGCGAAAAGACAGATTACCTGGTTTTCGAAAGAGAAGTATCTAAAATGGTTTGTCTTTCCAGAAGAGATCCGAAAGATAGAGGAAGAAGTACGGCTTTTTTTGGGGTCTGAGACTTGA
- a CDS encoding PBP1A family penicillin-binding protein: MYSRHLKIAIVLLLIPVLLGVGFAYSLVNYLEIPDVKQLESFRPRSTTRLYSDDGTLFAELFVEKRIPIPLSEMPNHLKYAFIAAEDIRFYKHFGIDIRGIFRALYNNLVKGRIVEGGSTITQQLARNLYLTPEKTLKRKIEEALLAIQIERTYSKDEILAMYLNLIYLGEGCYGVEAASYAYFGKKAKDLTLPEAATLAALTKSPSKLSPFKNPERILARRNYVLKRMYEGGFITKAQYEQASKTPLNVSQRRMYEKKTGYFVEYVKDILEEQLEKKDLIYTGGMSIHTTINLKMTDYAYEAISKGLNLYKARHPNAKELPEVALLAVEVKTGDIKVMVGGKDFVVSPFNRVYQARRQPGSAFKPIIYLAALEKGLSPDHVLLDAPISYKDSTTGRVWAPKNYKDEYHGYVSMRRALELSLNTATVRLLENVGLDSVLDVAKRLGIKSELERNLSLALGTCDVTPIELAKAYLTIARLGSKIELRAIKEVRDIHGEIIIPNEEDEEEKVVEEDVAGELISMMEGVIKNGTAKLASRLPYKLAGKTGTTDDFRDAWFVGFSPDLLCLVWVGYDRGKKLGSGESGAQAALPIWVEFMSKVLPMYERKEFEGP; the protein is encoded by the coding sequence ATGTACTCGAGGCACCTGAAAATTGCAATAGTGCTACTGCTTATACCTGTCTTACTTGGGGTTGGATTCGCCTATTCCCTTGTGAACTATCTCGAGATTCCAGACGTAAAACAGCTAGAAAGCTTCCGTCCTAGATCTACGACCAGACTTTACTCCGACGACGGAACGCTTTTTGCAGAACTCTTCGTCGAAAAGAGGATACCAATCCCTTTAAGCGAAATGCCTAATCACCTGAAGTACGCCTTCATAGCAGCGGAAGATATTCGGTTTTACAAGCACTTTGGCATTGACATTAGAGGTATATTCCGGGCCCTCTACAATAATCTTGTAAAAGGTAGGATTGTAGAGGGTGGCTCCACCATAACCCAACAGCTTGCCAGAAATCTCTACCTTACACCTGAGAAAACTTTAAAGAGAAAGATAGAAGAGGCACTTCTCGCAATCCAGATAGAGAGGACCTATTCGAAAGACGAGATACTGGCAATGTATTTGAACCTCATATATCTTGGTGAAGGTTGCTATGGAGTTGAAGCGGCAAGTTACGCCTATTTCGGAAAAAAGGCGAAAGATTTGACCCTTCCTGAGGCGGCAACTCTTGCGGCTCTAACAAAATCCCCATCCAAGCTTTCGCCATTTAAAAACCCGGAAAGGATCTTGGCCAGACGGAACTACGTTTTAAAGAGAATGTACGAGGGTGGTTTCATAACAAAAGCGCAGTATGAGCAAGCGTCAAAAACCCCTCTCAATGTGTCTCAGAGGAGGATGTATGAAAAGAAGACCGGTTACTTCGTAGAATACGTAAAAGACATCCTAGAGGAGCAACTCGAAAAGAAGGATCTAATATACACTGGTGGGATGAGCATACACACAACGATAAATCTTAAGATGACGGATTACGCTTACGAGGCTATCTCTAAAGGTTTGAACCTCTATAAGGCAAGACATCCGAATGCAAAGGAGCTTCCTGAAGTGGCCCTTTTGGCAGTGGAAGTAAAGACAGGTGATATAAAGGTCATGGTAGGCGGAAAGGATTTCGTCGTTTCACCATTCAATCGAGTCTACCAGGCCCGAAGACAACCCGGAAGTGCATTTAAACCTATCATTTACCTTGCGGCTCTTGAGAAAGGACTATCTCCCGATCATGTCCTTTTGGATGCACCTATCTCATATAAGGATTCCACAACTGGCAGAGTTTGGGCACCAAAGAATTACAAAGACGAGTATCACGGATACGTATCAATGAGAAGGGCTCTCGAACTCTCCCTTAACACTGCTACCGTAAGACTATTGGAAAATGTAGGTCTGGATAGTGTTTTGGATGTTGCAAAAAGACTCGGAATCAAAAGTGAGCTCGAAAGGAATCTCTCGTTAGCCTTAGGAACCTGTGACGTAACACCAATTGAGCTTGCTAAAGCTTATCTAACCATAGCAAGACTCGGTTCGAAAATTGAACTTCGGGCAATAAAGGAGGTAAGAGACATACACGGTGAGATCATAATCCCAAACGAAGAGGACGAAGAAGAGAAGGTTGTTGAAGAGGATGTCGCAGGAGAACTGATATCGATGATGGAAGGGGTTATAAAGAATGGAACAGCAAAACTTGCAAGTCGACTACCCTATAAGCTTGCGGGCAAAACCGGAACTACTGACGATTTCAGGGATGCCTGGTTCGTAGGTTTTTCCCCTGACCTTCTATGTCTTGTATGGGTAGGTTATGACAGAGGAAAAAAGTTAGGCAGCGGAGAATCGGGAGCCCAGGCTGCCCTTCCTATTTGGGTTGAATTTATGTCTAAAGTTCTGCCAATGTACGAACGGAAAGAATTTGAAGGTCCGTAA
- a CDS encoding protein phosphatase 2C domain-containing protein translates to MAPPVDLIKTGISEEIGYRDSYEDEYAIYRFSDLCFFSAEIYDGHGGKMAAQVASEMLTPYFIHLLRTRKEEDPISLIEEAYLAVDSYLVEKKVASGTTAAILYVWEDRFYASNAGDSKIVIGTENGVEVLTRDHKPYFPKEKERIEKMGGRVITYDIPRVQGILAISRALGDPYLKPYVIANPRIVEGYLSKENDYAIVACDGVWDVLEPEDVIDIARRKKEADEIAQSIVQKSLNLGSMDNITVVVVDLRDYTDKLERTKMNILRVWEREG, encoded by the coding sequence ATGGCCCCACCGGTAGATCTCATAAAAACAGGGATCAGCGAAGAGATAGGTTACAGGGATAGTTACGAAGACGAATACGCTATCTACAGGTTCTCAGATCTTTGCTTCTTCAGTGCGGAAATTTACGATGGACACGGCGGAAAAATGGCTGCTCAGGTAGCCTCAGAGATGCTCACTCCCTATTTCATCCATCTCCTTAGGACAAGAAAAGAAGAAGATCCGATAAGTCTTATAGAGGAAGCGTATCTTGCCGTCGATTCTTACCTCGTTGAAAAAAAAGTAGCAAGCGGTACGACCGCCGCAATATTATACGTATGGGAAGACCGGTTTTATGCCTCCAATGCGGGAGATTCAAAAATAGTAATCGGGACAGAAAACGGCGTAGAAGTCTTAACTAGGGATCACAAGCCATACTTCCCAAAGGAGAAAGAGAGGATCGAAAAGATGGGAGGAAGGGTCATAACGTATGACATCCCAAGGGTTCAAGGGATTCTTGCCATTTCAAGGGCTTTAGGCGATCCTTATCTCAAACCTTACGTCATAGCCAATCCGAGGATCGTGGAAGGATACCTTTCTAAGGAGAACGATTATGCTATTGTCGCATGCGACGGGGTATGGGACGTACTTGAACCTGAGGATGTGATAGATATAGCTCGCAGAAAAAAGGAAGCAGACGAAATAGCCCAAAGCATAGTCCAAAAGTCGCTAAACCTTGGATCGATGGATAATATCACTGTAGTTGTTGTGGATCTCAGGGATTATACCGATAAGTTAGAAAGGACGAAGATGAATATTTTACGGGTTTGGGAGAGGGAAGGATAA
- a CDS encoding PAS domain S-box protein, producing the protein MREIQSTQEIESLKKKIAELENSILELKKREAELKEVEKKFRNIFENATEGIFQTTPDGKILNANPSFAKIHGFSSPEEMIREIKDLARDLYVDPKDRQRLLELVEKEGKVNNFEVKMRKRDGSIQWISINMRAIKDQNGKTLYYEGTMQDVTERKLAEEALRESEERYRIAIENSNDGVAIVSDSTFLFVNKRFVKIFEYESPEEIIGRPVVSVVYPEDHEVVESITTKIAEGDSLPKGYEFRGITKTGRVIYIEVSVASISFKGRQAHLFYLRDITKRKESEKLLREEKERLNTLLENAPIGIALISENGVFKYVNPKFKEIFGYDIKDVPDGRTFLRRLFPDHETRKMVISGWIENVRNTQTGQKFPRIFTVQTKDNEKRIVNFIPVRLATKEHIIAFEDITERIEAEEALRRSKDELERLNRIKSKAIDHISHELKTPTSVLLGNIRIMKKRLKEMGLFETFREIVEAMERNVTRLLEISRETDEIFRSQTEFQSVSLTLEMEDFLRRLERMREIPQAIRFYWDAIKDWLSKVIIGESDDVHDVELGPFLKKLITTTKEKIGHREVDLFLKNGEGMSLKINQKILQTTLEGILKNAIENTPDGGMISVEVERNDENILIHIKDTGVGITSENLAHIFDGLFHTEATELYRSKRPYDFGAGGKGLELFMIKRYSLKYGFDISVKSERCIHIPTEKDVCPGDTSVCRYISHPSECKNTGGTTFTLSFPLPNP; encoded by the coding sequence ATGAGAGAGATACAAAGCACGCAGGAGATTGAATCACTTAAGAAAAAAATAGCTGAGCTCGAAAACTCCATTTTGGAACTAAAAAAGAGAGAGGCTGAACTTAAAGAGGTAGAAAAAAAGTTTAGAAATATATTCGAAAACGCAACAGAGGGTATTTTTCAGACAACCCCGGATGGAAAAATACTCAACGCCAATCCCTCTTTTGCAAAGATCCACGGATTTTCCTCTCCCGAAGAGATGATAAGGGAGATTAAGGATCTTGCCCGTGATCTTTACGTTGATCCGAAAGACAGGCAAAGACTCTTAGAGCTTGTCGAAAAAGAAGGTAAGGTGAACAATTTCGAAGTCAAAATGCGTAAACGGGATGGTTCTATCCAATGGATATCTATCAATATGAGGGCTATAAAGGACCAGAATGGTAAAACCCTTTACTACGAAGGCACAATGCAGGATGTTACGGAGAGAAAACTCGCAGAGGAAGCTTTGCGTGAAAGTGAGGAAAGATACCGGATAGCCATAGAGAACTCAAATGACGGTGTAGCCATTGTATCAGATTCTACCTTTTTATTTGTCAATAAAAGGTTTGTCAAGATCTTTGAGTATGAAAGTCCGGAAGAGATCATAGGAAGGCCCGTAGTCTCCGTTGTCTACCCTGAAGACCACGAAGTTGTGGAAAGTATAACTACCAAAATAGCGGAAGGTGATTCTCTCCCTAAAGGTTACGAATTCAGAGGAATAACAAAGACGGGAAGAGTCATTTACATCGAGGTCTCAGTAGCGAGTATAAGTTTTAAAGGTAGGCAAGCTCATCTCTTTTATTTAAGGGACATAACGAAAAGAAAGGAATCTGAAAAATTGTTAAGAGAGGAAAAGGAAAGGCTAAACACACTTCTTGAGAATGCTCCCATCGGGATAGCACTAATCAGTGAGAATGGGGTTTTCAAATACGTCAATCCGAAATTCAAAGAGATATTCGGCTACGATATAAAAGACGTTCCAGATGGCAGAACATTTTTGAGAAGACTTTTCCCAGATCATGAGACAAGGAAAATGGTTATTTCGGGGTGGATCGAAAACGTAAGAAACACACAGACCGGACAGAAGTTTCCTAGAATCTTTACCGTCCAAACTAAGGATAACGAAAAAAGGATAGTCAACTTCATTCCCGTGCGGCTCGCAACGAAAGAACATATAATAGCTTTTGAAGACATAACGGAACGGATAGAGGCCGAGGAAGCTCTAAGGAGGTCCAAAGACGAACTGGAAAGACTAAATAGGATCAAGTCTAAGGCTATAGACCACATATCCCATGAACTTAAAACCCCAACATCGGTCCTTTTGGGGAACATAAGGATAATGAAGAAGAGACTGAAGGAGATGGGCTTATTTGAGACCTTCAGGGAGATTGTAGAAGCTATGGAGAGAAACGTAACAAGGCTTTTGGAGATATCAAGAGAAACTGACGAGATATTTAGATCCCAGACAGAATTTCAGAGCGTATCCCTTACCCTAGAGATGGAAGATTTTTTAAGAAGGCTTGAGAGGATGAGGGAGATACCTCAGGCAATTAGATTTTACTGGGATGCTATAAAAGATTGGCTAAGTAAAGTCATTATCGGCGAAAGCGACGATGTACATGACGTGGAACTTGGGCCTTTCCTTAAAAAGCTGATTACGACAACGAAAGAAAAAATAGGACACAGAGAGGTCGATCTGTTTTTGAAAAATGGTGAAGGTATGAGTTTGAAAATAAATCAAAAGATCCTCCAAACCACTCTCGAAGGGATCTTAAAGAACGCTATAGAAAATACCCCAGATGGCGGTATGATCTCTGTTGAAGTAGAAAGAAATGACGAAAATATCTTAATCCACATAAAGGACACGGGCGTTGGCATAACAAGCGAGAATTTGGCCCATATATTCGATGGCCTCTTCCACACGGAGGCTACAGAATTGTATAGATCGAAAAGACCTTACGATTTCGGAGCTGGGGGTAAAGGGTTAGAACTATTCATGATAAAGAGATACTCTCTGAAATACGGTTTCGACATATCAGTAAAGAGCGAAAGGTGTATCCATATCCCAACGGAAAAGGATGTCTGTCCGGGAGATACAAGTGTCTGTCGCTACATCTCTCATCCTAGCGAATGTAAGAATACTGGAGGAACGACTTTCACCTTATCCTTCCCTCTCCCAAACCCGTAA